The following coding sequences lie in one Klebsiella huaxiensis genomic window:
- a CDS encoding alpha/beta hydrolase, giving the protein MTRLPLAAIITLLLSSPVAFAALPTFSVWPGGEAPGAKNSPASESLVERSKDPTLPDRAVTGIRAPQITVYTPEKPNGIALLVTPGGSYQRVVLDKEGSDLAPVFNAQGYTLFVMTYRMPGDGHAEGSDAPLADAQRALRSLRARAAEWHIDPQKIGIMGFSAGGHVAASLETRYDEQVYSAVDTIDQQSARPDFVVLGYPVISMVPAIAHPGSRKALIGDAPTAEQQRRYSPEQNVASVTPPTFILHAVDDPSVPVDNSLVMFNALRAHNVPTELHLFAVGKHGFGIRGAKGLPAAEWPQLAMNWIASLPEMKKSRD; this is encoded by the coding sequence ATGACGCGTTTACCTCTGGCGGCGATTATCACTCTGCTTTTATCTTCTCCGGTCGCCTTCGCGGCCCTGCCCACCTTTTCAGTCTGGCCCGGCGGTGAAGCTCCCGGGGCGAAAAATAGCCCGGCAAGCGAGTCACTTGTGGAGCGTAGCAAAGACCCCACTTTGCCCGACCGTGCGGTAACCGGTATTCGCGCCCCGCAAATCACCGTTTATACGCCGGAGAAACCCAACGGTATCGCGCTGCTGGTGACGCCAGGCGGTTCTTATCAACGGGTGGTGCTGGATAAAGAGGGCAGCGATCTCGCCCCGGTGTTTAACGCGCAGGGCTATACCTTGTTTGTTATGACCTACCGGATGCCGGGGGATGGTCATGCGGAAGGCAGCGATGCGCCGCTGGCCGATGCGCAGCGTGCGCTGCGTAGCCTGCGGGCGCGTGCCGCTGAGTGGCATATTGACCCGCAGAAAATCGGCATCATGGGTTTTTCTGCCGGGGGGCATGTGGCCGCCAGTCTGGAGACCCGCTACGATGAGCAGGTCTACAGCGCTGTGGATACTATCGACCAGCAGAGCGCGCGACCGGACTTTGTGGTACTCGGCTATCCGGTGATTTCTATGGTTCCGGCAATCGCCCACCCCGGTTCGCGTAAAGCGCTGATTGGTGATGCGCCAACGGCGGAGCAGCAGCGTCGTTATTCACCGGAGCAAAACGTGGCTTCCGTGACGCCACCAACCTTTATTCTGCACGCGGTAGACGATCCTTCGGTACCGGTGGATAACTCGCTGGTGATGTTCAACGCTCTGCGCGCTCATAACGTGCCGACGGAGCTTCATCTGTTCGCCGTGGGCAAGCACGGGTTTGGGATTCGTGGAGCTAAAGGCCTGCCCGCCGCCGAATGGCCGCAGCTGGCAATGAACTGGATTGCCTCGCTGCCGGAGATGAAAAAGTCGCGTGATTAA
- the flhA gene encoding formate hydrogenlyase transcriptional activator FlhA gives MSYTPMGDLGQQGLFDITRILLQQPDLAALSETLTRLVQQSALADRAAIILWHSGNHRAVRHACDDAGHPVSYEDETVLANGPVRRLLSRPDALHCDSTTFAETWPQLSVSGLYPAFGYYCLLPLAAEGRIFGGCEFIRDDNRPWTEKEYQRLHTFTQIIAVVTEQIQSRVSNNVDYDLLCHERDNFRILVAITNAVLSRLDIDELVSEVAKEIHRYFRIDAISVVLRSNRKGKLNIYSTHYLDASHPVHDQSEVDEAGTLTERVFKSKEMLLLNLHEHDSLAPYEKMLFEMWDNKIQTLCLLPLMSGNTLLGVLKLAQCDEKVFTTTNLKLLRQIAERVSIAVDNALAYREIQRLKERLVDENLALTEQLNNVESEFGEIIGRSEAMNSVLKQVEMVAHSDSTVLILGETGTGKELIARAIHNLSGRNSRRMVKMNCAAMPAGLLESDLFGHERGAFTGASAQRIGRFELADKSSLFLDEVGDMPVELQPKLLRVLQEQEFERLGSNKLIHTDVRLIAATNRDLKQMVADREFRSDLYYRLNVFPIHLPPLRERPDDIPLLVKAFTFKIARRLGRNIDSIPAETLRTLSRMEWPGNVRELENVIERAVLLTRGSVLQLSLPEMSIEQEPLAAEVLPEESEDEYQLIIRVLKESNGVVAGPKGAAQRLGLKRTTLLSRMKRLGINKDDLL, from the coding sequence GATATCACCCGTATTTTATTACAGCAGCCGGACCTGGCCGCGCTGAGCGAAACGCTGACCCGCCTGGTACAGCAGTCCGCGCTCGCCGACCGGGCGGCGATTATTCTGTGGCATTCCGGCAACCACCGCGCGGTCCGCCACGCCTGCGACGACGCCGGGCATCCGGTCAGCTACGAAGATGAAACCGTCCTCGCCAACGGCCCAGTTCGACGCCTGCTGTCGCGCCCGGACGCGCTGCATTGTGATAGCACCACCTTTGCCGAAACCTGGCCACAGCTCTCCGTCAGCGGACTCTATCCCGCATTTGGCTACTACTGCCTGCTACCGCTGGCGGCAGAAGGCCGCATCTTCGGCGGCTGCGAGTTTATTCGCGATGACAACCGTCCGTGGACGGAAAAAGAGTACCAGCGACTGCATACCTTTACGCAAATCATCGCCGTGGTGACCGAGCAGATCCAAAGCCGGGTCAGCAATAACGTTGACTACGACCTGCTGTGCCACGAGCGCGATAATTTCCGTATTCTGGTCGCCATCACTAACGCCGTACTCTCGCGGCTGGATATCGACGAGCTAGTCAGCGAAGTGGCAAAAGAGATCCACCGCTACTTCCGTATTGACGCCATCAGCGTGGTGCTGCGCAGCAACCGCAAAGGCAAGCTCAATATCTACTCCACCCACTATCTCGACGCCAGCCATCCGGTGCACGACCAGAGCGAAGTGGACGAAGCCGGAACCCTGACCGAGCGGGTGTTTAAAAGCAAAGAGATGCTGCTGCTCAACCTGCACGAACACGACTCGCTGGCACCTTACGAAAAAATGCTCTTCGAGATGTGGGATAACAAAATTCAGACCCTGTGCCTGCTGCCGTTGATGTCCGGCAATACCCTGCTTGGCGTGCTGAAGCTGGCGCAGTGCGATGAAAAGGTTTTCACCACCACCAACCTTAAGCTGCTGCGGCAAATCGCCGAGCGCGTGTCGATTGCCGTCGATAACGCCCTCGCATACCGCGAGATCCAGCGTCTGAAGGAGCGTCTGGTCGATGAAAACCTCGCCCTGACCGAACAGCTCAATAACGTTGAAAGCGAGTTTGGTGAAATCATCGGACGCAGCGAAGCGATGAACAGCGTGCTCAAGCAGGTCGAAATGGTGGCACACAGCGACAGTACGGTGCTGATCCTCGGCGAAACCGGCACCGGCAAAGAACTGATTGCCCGCGCCATTCATAACCTCAGCGGGCGCAACAGCCGCCGGATGGTCAAAATGAACTGCGCCGCTATGCCCGCCGGGCTGCTGGAAAGCGACCTCTTTGGTCACGAACGCGGTGCCTTCACCGGCGCCAGCGCCCAGCGCATCGGCCGTTTCGAACTGGCGGATAAAAGTTCGCTGTTCCTTGATGAAGTGGGCGACATGCCGGTAGAGCTGCAGCCGAAGCTGCTGCGCGTGTTGCAGGAGCAGGAGTTCGAGCGCCTCGGTAGCAATAAGTTGATTCACACCGACGTGCGCCTGATCGCCGCGACCAACCGCGATCTTAAGCAAATGGTCGCCGATCGCGAATTCCGTAGCGATCTCTACTACCGCCTGAACGTCTTCCCGATCCACCTGCCGCCGCTGCGCGAGCGCCCGGACGATATCCCGCTGCTGGTAAAAGCTTTCACTTTTAAAATTGCCCGTCGTCTGGGACGTAATATTGACAGCATTCCGGCAGAAACCCTGCGCACTCTCAGCCGCATGGAGTGGCCGGGTAACGTGCGCGAACTGGAGAACGTCATTGAGCGTGCGGTGCTGCTGACCCGCGGCAGCGTGCTGCAACTATCACTGCCGGAAATGAGTATCGAGCAGGAACCGCTGGCCGCAGAAGTGCTGCCGGAAGAAAGCGAGGATGAATACCAGCTGATTATCCGGGTACTGAAAGAGAGCAATGGCGTGGTCGCCGGACCGAAAGGCGCGGCCCAGCGTCTGGGGCTAAAGCGCACAACATTGCTTTCAAGAATGAAACGGCTGGGCATCAACAAAGACGATCTGCTATAA
- a CDS encoding CBM35 domain-containing protein, which yields MKPVKKLMLVVLLSALGSAGAMAAEQSHFEHFITRDGATLKDGDKVFRFAGIHAPELHRIEDDARGTCKADSRGWGQYFRWPTADEQENWIKAQVQTGAKAQRVYVLSVQQEFDQACARETHILAPESADGMPRLNEKAMRVYDNMIAEADKQGLRLILPFIDHWWWWGGREQLAAFYHEKPEDFYRTDSKTFKAYLDVIRQVITRTNSMTGRPYYDEKAIMAWETGNELEDTNAAFLQQTAAWIKKWAPHQLVIDGTYKKINAFALNDPNVDIVSNHYYTNADNNHPDQVKKDLTAAAGKKVYMVGEFGLLDAKQLNAIMQSIVHSEVNGAQAAGGLIWGFRGHRHDGGFYWHKESTGHYSYHLPGFPVEGKANQEIDVVDLVRTAAAQMSGQEKAPPLPKPDAPKLRATDSPFAINWLGAAVGRAYDVERADSAKGPWKVVGRDISDGVNEWNPQTMDLFRDDYRSLRLGNTYYYRVIAKNESGSSVPSNVISVKHTQQNQAPVVTLVDKLTTTQDQGVQLTASWRDDALPDRNVKVGWSNGGNAQAHFCATDKAETRAWFSAPGEYDLTFIADDGLLKSSKTVKVTVTQAVGKAPADYCRFGGGVFNVSQGKIEAAKSEKDALTIGDDGFLGPFANDGDKVSWQVAAPWAGKYQLRVTFNGKWGGKKNSFIVNGGAPIAVEFPQTDEQGQQLLVPVELKAGDNRVDFGKFAGDWGYMFIKSIEVVAE from the coding sequence ATCAAGCCGGTAAAAAAACTGATGCTCGTGGTGCTGCTTTCGGCGCTGGGAAGCGCAGGGGCGATGGCCGCAGAGCAGTCGCACTTTGAACACTTTATTACCCGCGACGGCGCAACGCTAAAAGACGGCGACAAGGTCTTCCGCTTTGCGGGCATCCACGCGCCGGAGCTGCACCGTATTGAAGACGATGCGCGCGGCACCTGCAAAGCCGATTCGCGCGGCTGGGGGCAATACTTTCGCTGGCCGACGGCGGACGAACAGGAAAACTGGATTAAGGCGCAGGTGCAAACCGGAGCCAAAGCGCAGCGGGTGTATGTGCTCTCGGTGCAGCAGGAGTTTGACCAGGCCTGCGCTCGCGAAACCCATATCCTGGCTCCGGAAAGCGCCGACGGTATGCCGCGCCTCAACGAAAAGGCGATGCGGGTCTACGACAATATGATCGCCGAAGCGGACAAACAGGGGCTGCGCCTGATCCTGCCGTTTATCGATCACTGGTGGTGGTGGGGCGGCCGCGAGCAGCTGGCGGCGTTCTATCATGAGAAGCCAGAGGATTTTTATCGGACCGACAGCAAAACCTTCAAGGCCTATCTCGACGTGATTCGCCAGGTGATCACCCGCACCAACAGCATGACCGGTCGTCCGTATTATGACGAAAAAGCGATCATGGCCTGGGAGACCGGCAACGAGCTGGAGGACACCAATGCCGCGTTCCTTCAGCAGACCGCCGCGTGGATCAAAAAGTGGGCGCCGCATCAACTGGTGATTGATGGCACCTATAAGAAAATCAATGCGTTTGCGCTCAACGATCCGAATGTCGATATCGTCAGCAACCACTACTACACCAATGCCGATAACAACCATCCCGATCAGGTAAAAAAAGATCTGACGGCGGCTGCGGGTAAGAAAGTGTACATGGTGGGCGAATTTGGTCTGCTGGACGCGAAGCAGCTCAACGCCATTATGCAGTCGATCGTACATAGCGAAGTCAACGGCGCGCAGGCGGCGGGCGGGCTGATTTGGGGCTTCCGTGGCCATCGTCACGACGGCGGCTTCTACTGGCATAAAGAGTCCACGGGTCACTACAGCTACCACTTGCCGGGCTTTCCGGTAGAGGGTAAAGCCAACCAGGAAATAGACGTGGTTGACCTGGTGCGGACAGCAGCGGCGCAGATGAGCGGGCAGGAGAAAGCGCCGCCGCTGCCGAAGCCGGACGCGCCGAAGCTGCGGGCGACGGATTCACCGTTTGCCATCAACTGGCTGGGGGCGGCGGTAGGACGCGCCTATGACGTGGAGCGCGCTGATTCGGCAAAAGGGCCGTGGAAAGTGGTGGGGCGCGATATTTCAGACGGCGTTAACGAGTGGAACCCGCAAACGATGGATCTGTTCCGCGATGACTATCGCAGCCTGCGGCTGGGGAATACGTACTATTACCGCGTCATTGCCAAAAACGAGAGCGGTAGTTCGGTGCCTTCGAACGTGATTAGCGTCAAGCACACCCAGCAGAATCAGGCTCCGGTGGTAACGCTGGTCGATAAGCTCACCACGACTCAGGATCAGGGCGTGCAATTAACCGCGAGCTGGCGCGATGACGCGCTACCGGACCGTAACGTGAAGGTGGGCTGGAGCAACGGCGGCAACGCGCAGGCCCATTTTTGTGCCACGGATAAAGCCGAAACCCGCGCCTGGTTTAGCGCGCCCGGTGAATATGACCTGACCTTTATAGCCGATGACGGCCTGCTCAAAAGCAGCAAAACCGTCAAGGTGACGGTGACGCAAGCCGTTGGTAAAGCGCCTGCCGATTACTGCCGCTTTGGCGGCGGGGTGTTTAACGTTAGCCAGGGCAAGATTGAGGCGGCTAAAAGCGAGAAAGACGCACTGACGATTGGCGATGACGGTTTCCTCGGGCCGTTCGCCAACGATGGCGATAAGGTGAGCTGGCAGGTTGCCGCGCCGTGGGCTGGAAAGTATCAGCTGCGGGTGACGTTCAACGGCAAATGGGGCGGTAAGAAAAACTCGTTTATCGTTAACGGCGGCGCGCCAATCGCGGTGGAATTCCCGCAGACCGATGAGCAGGGCCAGCAGCTGCTGGTGCCCGTTGAGCTGAAGGCCGGTGATAACCGCGTCGACTTCGGTAAATTCGCCGGTGACTGGGGCTATATGTTTATCAAGTCAATTGAAGTGGTTGCAGAGTAG
- a CDS encoding TOBE domain-containing protein, with translation MAVSARNQLTGTVSAVATGAVNDEIELTLAGGAKLVAIVTHSSKEALGLATGKEAIALIKAPWVTLATEDCGLKFSARNQFAGSVTRVTEGAVNATVHIQADAGFEIIAVVTNESQEEMKLAQGSRVIALVKASAILIATRA, from the coding sequence ATGGCGGTATCAGCACGTAACCAACTCACCGGCACGGTCAGCGCAGTCGCAACCGGCGCGGTCAACGATGAAATCGAACTGACGTTAGCGGGCGGCGCAAAGCTGGTGGCAATCGTTACCCACAGCAGTAAGGAAGCGCTGGGGCTGGCGACCGGTAAAGAAGCCATTGCGCTGATTAAAGCGCCGTGGGTCACGCTGGCGACGGAAGATTGCGGTCTGAAGTTCTCCGCCCGCAACCAGTTTGCCGGTAGCGTGACCCGAGTAACTGAAGGCGCGGTTAACGCCACCGTGCATATTCAGGCCGACGCGGGCTTTGAAATCATTGCTGTCGTCACCAATGAAAGCCAGGAAGAGATGAAGCTGGCACAGGGCAGCCGCGTGATTGCGCTCGTTAAGGCTTCCGCCATTCTTATCGCCACCCGCGCTTAA
- a CDS encoding glycoside hydrolase family 1 protein, with protein MTRYQFPEGFFWGAAASGPQTEGISNKPHRSIWDSWFAEQPERFYQQIGPQTVCDTYHQYPQDVALMKQTGFNSFRTSIQWSRLIDDFETGTPNADAVRFYNDYLDEMIENGIEPMINLYHFDMPEALQKQYGGFESAHVTDLFACFARTAFALFGHKVKYWITFNEPIVPVEGGYLYDFHYPCKKDGKLAAQVAFNIMLAHAKAVREFRALALESEIGVVLNLTPSYTRNDSAEDKKAAWYADLFFNRSFLDPLVKHQFPKELCEILAAHDCLPEVTKADVELITGSHVDFLGVNYYVPRRVKARESDYALDYFTPEFYFENYVNPEGRFNPYRDNNEILPQAIYDIAANIRDNYSNIKWFLAEIGIAMDIESEGEPGEDGVIDDSFRISLMEEHLVQLHRAIADGANCFGVHQWTFIDNWSWINSFKRRYGFWRLNLQTGERQIKRNALWFAELATSNGFSCDK; from the coding sequence ATGACCCGGTATCAGTTTCCGGAAGGCTTTTTTTGGGGCGCGGCGGCATCAGGCCCGCAAACGGAGGGCATAAGCAACAAGCCGCACCGTTCGATTTGGGATAGCTGGTTTGCCGAACAGCCGGAGCGTTTTTATCAGCAGATTGGGCCGCAAACCGTCTGCGACACGTATCATCAATATCCGCAGGATGTGGCGTTGATGAAGCAGACCGGCTTCAACTCCTTTCGGACATCGATTCAATGGTCGCGGCTCATTGATGATTTCGAAACCGGCACGCCCAATGCGGACGCGGTGCGTTTCTATAACGATTACCTGGATGAAATGATTGAAAACGGCATTGAGCCGATGATCAACCTCTATCACTTTGACATGCCTGAAGCCCTGCAAAAGCAGTACGGTGGGTTTGAGTCGGCGCATGTGACGGACCTTTTCGCCTGTTTTGCCCGCACCGCCTTCGCGCTGTTTGGCCACAAGGTGAAATACTGGATTACCTTCAACGAGCCGATTGTGCCGGTTGAGGGCGGCTATCTGTATGATTTCCACTATCCGTGCAAAAAAGACGGCAAGCTGGCGGCGCAGGTGGCGTTCAACATTATGCTGGCCCACGCCAAAGCCGTCCGCGAGTTTCGCGCGTTGGCGCTGGAGAGCGAGATTGGCGTGGTGCTGAACCTGACGCCGTCCTATACCCGCAACGACAGCGCGGAGGACAAAAAGGCGGCGTGGTATGCGGATCTGTTTTTTAACCGCAGTTTCCTCGACCCACTGGTGAAGCATCAGTTCCCGAAAGAGTTGTGCGAAATTCTGGCCGCTCACGATTGCCTGCCGGAGGTAACAAAAGCCGACGTTGAGCTGATAACCGGCTCGCACGTCGATTTTCTTGGCGTCAACTACTACGTGCCGCGGCGGGTGAAGGCGCGTGAAAGCGACTATGCGCTGGACTATTTCACGCCGGAGTTTTACTTCGAAAACTACGTGAATCCAGAAGGGCGCTTTAACCCGTATCGTGATAACAATGAAATTCTGCCGCAGGCGATTTACGACATTGCCGCGAATATTCGCGATAACTACAGCAATATAAAGTGGTTCCTCGCCGAAATTGGTATCGCGATGGATATTGAGTCGGAAGGCGAACCGGGTGAAGACGGAGTGATTGATGATTCGTTCCGTATCAGCCTGATGGAAGAGCATTTAGTGCAGCTGCATCGCGCCATTGCTGACGGTGCCAACTGCTTTGGCGTGCATCAATGGACCTTCATCGATAACTGGTCGTGGATTAACTCGTTCAAGCGGCGCTACGGTTTCTGGCGGCTCAACCTGCAAACCGGAGAGCGGCAGATAAAACGCAACGCGCTGTGGTTTGCCGAACTGGCGACCAGCAACGGCTTTAGCTGCGATAAATAG